TGAAGCGAGGGTCCTCCCCGGCCTCGATCATGCGCGCAAGGTAGTGCATCGCGGCGTCGACGTCGGAGCCACGGATGGACTTGATGAACGCGCTGATGACGTCGTAGTGCTCGTCGCCCTGCTTGTCATATCGCAGGAGCGCGCGATCGACCGCCTGCGCGACCTGCTCGGCGCTGATGACCGGCACCGCCTCGCCTGCGTCGCCGTCCAGGTCACCTTCGGCGCCCGCGTCGCCGGAGACCATGGATGCCGCGGCCTCCAGCGAAGTGAGAGCTCGGCGTGCGTCTCCGGAAGCGAGTTGGACGAGCGCGGCCCGGGCTTCCGGAGTGAGCTCCACCGCACCGGCAAGACCCCGCGCGTCGGAGACGGCACGGTCGATGAGGCGTCCGAGATCGTCGTCGGTCAGCGGCTGCAGCGTGAGCAGGAGCGACCGTGACAGCAGCGGTGAGATGACCGAGAAGGACGGATTCTCGGTCGTCGCGGCGATGAGGATGACCCAGCCGTTCTCGACGCCAGGGAGCAGCGCGTCCTGCTGCGCCTTCGTGAAACGGTGGATCTCGTCGAGGAACAGGATCGTGGACACGCCGTACAGATCACGCTGGTTCATCGCCTCCTGCATGACCTCGCGCACATCGCGGACTCCGGCGGTGACGGCGGACAGCTCCACGAAACGGCGGCCAGAGGTGCGCGCGATCGCCTGCGCGAGCGTCGTCTTGCCGGTGCCCGGCGGACCCCAGAGGATGACCGACACGGCTGACCGTGTCGGCGATCCGCCGTCGGCGAGGGCGACCAGCGGTGAACCCGGCCGCAGGAGGTGCCCCTGGCCCGCGACTTCGTCGAGAGACACCGGCCGCATGCGCACGGCGAGAGGTGTCTGCCCGGAGAAGAGCGCGGCGGGGGTGGTCACCCGTCCAGGCTAGCCGCGCCCGCCGACGCCGGCCGCGTTTGTCGCACCCGCGCGCGTGCCCGTAGGCTCGGGGAGGCCCGGGCGTCCGGGAATCGAGGAGGTCCCGTGGCTACCGGTGCGAGCAGGTCCGGCGCAGACAAGAAGAGCGCGCGTGCCGCGCGCGATCGAGCGCGGCTCTACCAGGCCCGCCAGGAGTTCCAGGACGGCCTGCAGCGCCGCCGCCGCCGCGACAACCTGATCGCGGGCGTGGCCGGCGGCGCGCTGATCCTCGCCGTCGTCGGAGGCCAGGTGGCCTACTACACCGTCGGTCCCGGGCAGCCCGCCCCGGCGCCGAGCTCGACCCCGAGTCCGAGCCCGACCACGGGCGCGCCGACACCGTCATCGACAGCGGATCCGACGCCCGCGTCGTCGACGTCGCCCTCTCCCACGCCCTGACCGCCGCCGTATAGGCTTGCAGCCGACCGAACCCCTAGGCGGCCTGTCTTCGTCGACAGGCCCCGCCGCGACGAGGTGCTACCCGTGACTTCCGTTCCCGAAGAACCCACAACGACCGAGCCCACGGCCGAGGAGTCCCCTGTGGACCCGTCGGCGCAGGCACCCGCAGCCGATGAGTCGGCCGCGGAGCAGCCGACTCCCGAGGTGGGGGTCGCCGACGAGCCGGCCGCCGAGAAGCCGGCTGAGCAGCCGGCCGCAGAGGTGTCGGCTGAGGAACCGGCCGCCGACCAATCGGCGACGCACGAGCCGGCCACGGAGGAGGACTCGCAGCCCGCTGCCTCTCCGGCGCCCATCCCCCGTCCCCGGCCGGGTGTTCCGCTGCCGCGCGCGCCGCGACCCGTGCCGACGGCGGTGGCTTCGGCGCCGCTCGCTCCCGCCCTCGCCGACAGCGCACCCAGCGGTGACTGGGGTCGTGTCGAAGACGACGGCACGGTTTCCGTCCGCGAGGGAGATGAGTGGCGCGTCGTCGGTCAGTATCCCGACGGCACCCCCGCCGAGGCGCTCGCGTACTTCGAGCGGAAGTTCACCGATCTCGCGAGCGAGGTCGCCTTGATCGAAGCGCGTCACCGTCGTGGCGGCGCGTCGGCATCCGACCTGCGCAGCACCCTCAAGACCGTTCGCGAGCGCGTCACAGGGGCGGCTGCTGTCGGCGACCTCGCGTCGCTCGAGGCGCGGCTCTCGGTGCTCGACTCGGCGCTCAGCGAAGCATCGGCCGAGGAGGCCGCGGCCCAGCGGGAGGCCGTCGACGCCGCCATCGCGGAGCGCACGGCGCTCGTCGAGCAGATCGAGGGGATCGCCGCGCGCGACCCTCGTTCGATTCAGTGGAAGCAGACGTCCGCGGAAGTCACCGAACTGTTCGAGAAGTGGCAGGCTCACCAGGCCACCGGTCCCCGGCTCCCGAAGAACGTCGGACAGCAGCTGTGGAAGCGATTCCGCGACGCTCGCGCGGTGTTCGATCGTCACCGCCGCGAGTTCTACGCGAGCCTCGACGAGACGCACAAGTCGGCCCGCGACGCGAAGGCTGCCCTCGTCGAGCGCGCGGAGGCGCTGGCATCCCGCGGAGAGGACGGCATCACCGCCTACCGGGGGCTCCTCGACCAGTGGAAGTCGGCGGGACGCGCCGGCAAGAAGGCCGACGATGCGCTGTGGGCGCGGTTCAAGGCTGCGGGCGACGCCCTGTATGGAGCGCGCGCCGAGCGCGAGCACGCCGACGCTGAGGCTTCCAAGGAGAAGATCGAGGCGAAGCGGGCGCTCCTGGCCGAAGCCGCCGCCGTGCCGAAGGAGAAGGACACCGCGAAGGCACGTGCACTCCTCACCGGCATCCAGCGTCGCTGGGACGACATCGGCCGCGTTTTCCCCCGGGAGGCCGAGCGCGGACTCGACGACGACCTGCGCAAGATCGAGCAGGGTCTCAAGGCGCGGGAAGACGCCGACTGGAAGAGCAACAACCCCGAGACGAAGGCGCGTCAGAACGACATGACGCAGCAGCTCCACGACGCCATCGCGAAGCTCGAAGACGAGGTCGAAGCCGCCAAGAAGACGAAGGACAAGGCGAAGATCGCGAAGGCCGAGGAAGCGCTGGCTGCGCGAAAGGCGTGGCTCTCCGCTCTCGGGGGCTGAGCACTCCTCCCCTGCCGTGGTCGCGGCGGACTGTCCACAGATGACCATCTGCCGTCGCACGACGCGCCCGACTCGGGCAGAGTGCGGGGATGCCATGGCCTTTCCTCTACTTCCCCGACGGCCCGCTTTCCTCCGCCGAGCTGGGTGCTGCTCGTCTTGACGGTGACCTCGTCGAGGTCGGCGAGGCCTTCATGCCGGCCGATGCGGTCGAGACGGCGGAGCTCCGGGCCGGTTCGCTCGGGCGCGTCGTCGGAGCGCGGTGGGCGCTCACGCATGAGTCGGCGGGCTGGGTGCACGGGGCGTTTCCGGAGCCGCCCGCGGTTCACTGCGTGCAGCGGTGTGTCGCCACCCGCTCGCAGACCGTGCTCGACGGGCGCCTGCGCTATCGCGACGTCAGGATCCCCGTGGGGGACGTGCAATGGGTCGGCGGCGTTGCCGTGTCCACCGTCGTGCGCACCTTCGTCGACCTGCTGCGCGACCGGGTTCTCGACCAGGGCGACTCCGACCGCACCGTGCGTTCGATGCTCGAGTGGCGACCAGGCCTTGCCGCCGAGGGACTCCTGTGGCTCGAGCAGGCGGGCCCCGTGCACCACAAGCGAGCTGCGCAGGAGTACCTGCGCGCGGCCGTCAGGAAGACGTGACGCGGTACACGTCGTAGACGGCGTCGATTCGCCGCACGGCGTTCAGCACGCGGTCGAGGTGGACGATGTCGCCCATCTCGAAGACGTACCGGCTGAGCGCCAGCCGGTCGTTGTTGGTCTGCACGGATGCCGAAAGGATGTTGACGTGATGCTCGCTGAGCACCCGGGTGATGTCGCTGAGAAGACCCGACCGGTCGAGGGCTTCGACCTGGATGTGGACGAGGAAGACGCTCTTCGTCGTCGGCGCCCATGAGACATCGATCATGCGGTCGGGATCGTCCTTCAACGACTTCACGTTCGTGCAGTCGCTCCGGTGAACCGACACCCCGCTCCCGCGGGTGACGAAGCCGACGATCTCGTCGCCGGGGACCGGCGTACAGCACTTGGCGAGCTTGACGAGGATGTCCGGCGCGCCGCGCACGAGCACGCCGGAGTCACCGCCGCGGGGCGCCTTGGATCGTCCGACCACCGGGAGGTCGATGGGTCCTGTGCTGGTGTCCTCCTGTGCGCTGACGAGCGATGTGACCTTCTCGATCACGGACTGCGTGGATACGTGACCTTCGCCCACGGCCGCGTATAGGGCCGTGACGTCCTCGTAGCGCAGCTGATGGGCCACCTCGGTGAAGGAGTCCTGACTCATCAGCCGTTGCAGCGGCAGGTTCTGTCGACGCATCGCGCGGGCGATGGCATCCTTGCCCTGATCGACGGCCTCTTCACGGCGTTCCTTGGTGAACCAGCCGCGGATCTTGCTGCGGGCGCGCGTGGACTTGACGAAGCCCAGCCAATCCTGACTCGGGCCGGCGTCGGGATTCTTCGACGTGAAGACCTCGACGACGTCGCCGGAGTGCAGCTCGGACTCCAGCGGCACGAGGCGGCCGTTGACCTTGGCCCCCATCGTGCGGTGTCCGACTTCGGTGTGCACGGCGTACGCGAAGTCGACGGGAGTGCCTCCCGCGGGAAGGCCGATGACGCGACCCTTGGGCGTGAAGACGTAGACCTCTTTCGCACCGATCTCGAACCTCAGCGAGTCGAGGAACTCACCGGGGTCGGCGGTCTCGGCCTGCCAGTCCGAGATGTGGGCGAGCCACGCCATGTCGGTGTCGACCGACTTCTCGTCGGTCTTGCCCCCGCTCATCCGCTCCTTGTACTTCCAGTGGGCGGCCACGCCGTACTCGGCCTGCTGGTGCATCTCGTTGGTGCGGATCTGAATCTCGACCGTGCGTCCGCCGGGGCCGATGACCGTCGTGTGGAGAGACTGGTAGAGGTTGAACTTCGGGGTGGCGATGTAGTCCTTGAAACGGCCGGGCAGTGGCGTCCAGCGCGCGTGGATCGCCCCCAGGACCGCGTAGCAGTCGCGGACCGTGTTGACGAGCACGCGGATGCCGATGAGATCGTAGATGTCGTCGAACTCGCGGCCGCGCACGACCATCTTCTGGTACACCGAGTACAGCTGCTTGGGGC
This genomic window from Candidatus Microbacterium phytovorans contains:
- a CDS encoding replication-associated recombination protein A — encoded protein: MTTPAALFSGQTPLAVRMRPVSLDEVAGQGHLLRPGSPLVALADGGSPTRSAVSVILWGPPGTGKTTLAQAIARTSGRRFVELSAVTAGVRDVREVMQEAMNQRDLYGVSTILFLDEIHRFTKAQQDALLPGVENGWVILIAATTENPSFSVISPLLSRSLLLTLQPLTDDDLGRLIDRAVSDARGLAGAVELTPEARAALVQLASGDARRALTSLEAAASMVSGDAGAEGDLDGDAGEAVPVISAEQVAQAVDRALLRYDKQGDEHYDVISAFIKSIRGSDVDAAMHYLARMIEAGEDPRFIARRLVISASEDIGLADPQALVIAVAAADAVAFIGMPEGRIPLAEATAYLATTAKSNAAYVAIDAAIADVRRGGFGRVPPHLRDAHYPGAKRLGHGKGYVYPHDLEVGVATQQYLPDELVGRRYYEPTGRGLERDIAARVEKIRKILGE
- a CDS encoding dioxygenase, coding for MATGASRSGADKKSARAARDRARLYQARQEFQDGLQRRRRRDNLIAGVAGGALILAVVGGQVAYYTVGPGQPAPAPSSTPSPSPTTGAPTPSSTADPTPASSTSPSPTP
- a CDS encoding DUF349 domain-containing protein, which codes for MASAPLAPALADSAPSGDWGRVEDDGTVSVREGDEWRVVGQYPDGTPAEALAYFERKFTDLASEVALIEARHRRGGASASDLRSTLKTVRERVTGAAAVGDLASLEARLSVLDSALSEASAEEAAAQREAVDAAIAERTALVEQIEGIAARDPRSIQWKQTSAEVTELFEKWQAHQATGPRLPKNVGQQLWKRFRDARAVFDRHRREFYASLDETHKSARDAKAALVERAEALASRGEDGITAYRGLLDQWKSAGRAGKKADDALWARFKAAGDALYGARAEREHADAEASKEKIEAKRALLAEAAAVPKEKDTAKARALLTGIQRRWDDIGRVFPREAERGLDDDLRKIEQGLKAREDADWKSNNPETKARQNDMTQQLHDAIAKLEDEVEAAKKTKDKAKIAKAEEALAARKAWLSALGG
- a CDS encoding SAM-dependent methyltransferase, producing the protein MPWPFLYFPDGPLSSAELGAARLDGDLVEVGEAFMPADAVETAELRAGSLGRVVGARWALTHESAGWVHGAFPEPPAVHCVQRCVATRSQTVLDGRLRYRDVRIPVGDVQWVGGVAVSTVVRTFVDLLRDRVLDQGDSDRTVRSMLEWRPGLAAEGLLWLEQAGPVHHKRAAQEYLRAAVRKT
- a CDS encoding bifunctional (p)ppGpp synthetase/guanosine-3',5'-bis(diphosphate) 3'-pyrophosphohydrolase, whose product is MTETVPSAAQNPPPSSLRRLVPRLFSRAPSRNGVEQLIRTVRTHHPKGDVAIIERAYHVAARAHAAQKRQSGEPYITHPLAVAQILADLGLGPRAIAAALLHDTVEDTEYGLDQLRTEFGDEVAMLVDGVTKLDKVKYGDAAQSETVRKMIVAMSKDIRVLLIKLADRLHNARTWGFVPPEKAAKKATETLEIYAPLAHRLGIQAIKSELEDLSFAVLHPKLYVEIDSLVKQRTPQREQYVQNVIDAVEADLRDLRIRGRIMGRPKQLYSVYQKMVVRGREFDDIYDLIGIRVLVNTVRDCYAVLGAIHARWTPLPGRFKDYIATPKFNLYQSLHTTVIGPGGRTVEIQIRTNEMHQQAEYGVAAHWKYKERMSGGKTDEKSVDTDMAWLAHISDWQAETADPGEFLDSLRFEIGAKEVYVFTPKGRVIGLPAGGTPVDFAYAVHTEVGHRTMGAKVNGRLVPLESELHSGDVVEVFTSKNPDAGPSQDWLGFVKSTRARSKIRGWFTKERREEAVDQGKDAIARAMRRQNLPLQRLMSQDSFTEVAHQLRYEDVTALYAAVGEGHVSTQSVIEKVTSLVSAQEDTSTGPIDLPVVGRSKAPRGGDSGVLVRGAPDILVKLAKCCTPVPGDEIVGFVTRGSGVSVHRSDCTNVKSLKDDPDRMIDVSWAPTTKSVFLVHIQVEALDRSGLLSDITRVLSEHHVNILSASVQTNNDRLALSRYVFEMGDIVHLDRVLNAVRRIDAVYDVYRVTSS